Proteins encoded in a region of the Enterococcus gilvus ATCC BAA-350 genome:
- the purB gene encoding adenylosuccinate lyase has translation MIDRYTRAEMGNIWSDENRYKAWLEVEILADEAWAELGEIPKEDVEKIRANAGFDIDRILEIEQSTKHDVVAFTRAVSETLGEERKWVHYGLTSTDVVDTAYGYLYKQANDILRQDLQDFLTIVGEKAKENKNTVMMGRTHGVHAEPTTFGLKLATWYSEMKRNIERFEHAAKGVEAGKISGAVGTFANIPPFVEEYVCEKLGIRPQEVSTQVLPRDLHAEYFSSLALIATSIERFATEIRGLQKSETREVEEFFAKGQKGSSAMPHKRNPIGSENMTGLARVVRGHLITAFEDVALWHERDISHSSAERIITPDTTILVDYMLHRFGTIVKNLTVFPENMKRNMQATFGLIYSQRVLLKLIDKGMTREEAYDLVQPKTAYAWDHQVQFRPLLEEDEKITKVLSESDLDDAFDYNYHLKNVDRVFERVGLK, from the coding sequence ATGATAGATCGCTATACAAGAGCTGAAATGGGAAATATCTGGAGTGACGAAAATCGCTATAAAGCATGGCTGGAAGTTGAAATATTAGCCGACGAGGCATGGGCAGAGCTTGGTGAGATCCCGAAAGAAGATGTTGAAAAGATTCGCGCAAACGCGGGGTTCGACATTGATCGTATCTTAGAGATCGAGCAATCGACAAAACATGATGTCGTTGCCTTCACACGTGCCGTTTCGGAAACATTGGGCGAAGAACGGAAATGGGTTCATTATGGATTGACCAGCACCGATGTCGTGGATACGGCGTATGGTTACTTGTATAAACAAGCCAATGATATTTTACGCCAAGATTTGCAAGACTTTTTGACTATTGTCGGCGAAAAAGCGAAAGAGAACAAAAACACAGTAATGATGGGACGGACCCACGGTGTTCATGCTGAGCCAACTACGTTTGGTCTGAAATTAGCGACGTGGTATTCAGAGATGAAACGCAATATCGAGCGTTTTGAGCATGCGGCTAAAGGGGTAGAAGCTGGGAAAATCTCAGGGGCTGTAGGAACATTCGCGAACATCCCGCCTTTTGTTGAAGAATATGTCTGTGAAAAATTAGGTATCCGTCCGCAAGAAGTATCGACTCAGGTATTGCCTAGAGATTTACACGCGGAATACTTTTCAAGCTTAGCTTTGATCGCTACGTCAATTGAGCGCTTTGCGACAGAAATTCGTGGTCTGCAAAAATCTGAGACCCGTGAAGTGGAGGAATTTTTCGCAAAAGGACAAAAAGGTTCTTCTGCTATGCCTCACAAGCGCAATCCGATTGGTTCTGAAAACATGACTGGGTTGGCCCGTGTTGTAAGAGGTCACCTGATCACTGCCTTTGAAGACGTGGCTTTATGGCATGAACGCGATATTTCACATTCATCAGCAGAACGGATCATTACTCCAGATACAACGATTCTTGTGGATTATATGCTGCATCGCTTTGGTACGATCGTTAAAAATCTGACCGTTTTTCCAGAAAATATGAAGCGCAACATGCAGGCGACATTCGGGTTGATTTATAGCCAACGTGTGCTATTGAAATTGATCGATAAAGGAATGACTCGTGAAGAAGCCTATGATCTAGTACAGCCGAAAACAGCTTACGCATGGGATCATCAAGTGCAATTCCGTCCGTTGCTTGAAGAAGATGAGAAAATCACGAAGGTATTGTCTGAATCTGATTTAGACGATGCATTTGACTATAATTATCATTTGAAAAATGTCGATCGCGTATTTGAACGTGTAGGTCTTAAATAA